One Sphaeramia orbicularis unplaced genomic scaffold, fSphaOr1.1, whole genome shotgun sequence genomic window carries:
- the LOC115416205 gene encoding sodium/potassium-transporting ATPase subunit beta-2-like isoform X2 — translation MSGSKQEEDRKGSNQWREFFWNPRTHELLGRTATSWGLILLFYLFFYLFLAGMFALTMYIMLLTLDDYKPTWQDRLETPGMMIRPKGDQLEISFSVSDTESWDGFVSNLNNFLSPYNDSFQVQTNDNCPPDQYFIQEDSGEVRNNPKRSCQFNRTTLEDCSGLLDRFYGYSRGQPCILIKLNRVIGMLPGKDRQSPYVTCGAKREDSDKIGPVVYFPPNGTFNLMYYPYYGKKAQVNYTQPLVAVKFLNASLNTDINIECKINSNTLEAGSERDKFAGRVSFKLRINEK, via the exons atgtcCGGATCAAAACAGGAGGAGGACCGAAAAGGATCAAACCAATGGCGGGAATTCTTCTGGAATCCCCGGACTCACGAGCTCCTGGGCCGAACCGCGACCAGCTGGG GGCTCATCCTGCTCTTCTACCTGTTCTTCTACCTCTTCCTGGCTGGAATGTTCGCTCTCACCATGTACATCATGCTGTTGACTCTGGACGACTACAAACCCACCTGGCAGGACCGTCTGGAGACCCCAg GCATGATGATTCGTCCAAAGGGCGATCAGCTGGAAATCTCCTTCTCCGTCTCCGACACTGAGAGCTGGGACGGCTTCGTGTCCAACCTCAACAACTTCCTGTCCC CGTACAATGACAGTTTCCAGGTTCAGACCAACGATAACTGTCCACCAGACCAATACTTTATACAGGAGGACAGTGGAGAG GTTCGGAACAACCCAAAGCGTTCTTGTCAGTTCAATCGGACCACGCTGGAGGACTGTTCTGGACTTCTGGACCGTTTCTATGGTTACAGCAGAGGACAGCCATGCATCCTCATCAAACTGAACCGG GTCATCGGCATGTTACCAGGAAAGGACCGACAGTCCCCATACGTGACCTGTGGAGCCAAG AGGGAGGACTCTGATAAAATTGGACCTGTTGTTTATTTTCCTCCAAATGGAACCTTCAACCTGATGTATTATCCATACTATGGCAAGAAAGCACAG GTGAACTACACTCAGCCTCTGGTTGCTGTCaagttcctgaacgcctcattgAACACAGATATCAACATTGAGTGTAAAATCAACTCTAACACACTTGAAGCCGGCAGCGAGAGGGACAAGTTCGCAGGACGGGTTTCCTTCAAACTGCGGATCAAcgaaaaataa
- the LOC115416205 gene encoding sodium/potassium-transporting ATPase subunit beta-2-like isoform X1, translated as MSGSKQEEDRKGSNQWREFFWNPRTHELLGRTATSWGLILLFYLFFYLFLAGMFALTMYIMLLTLDDYKPTWQDRLETPGMMIRPKGDQLEISFSVSDTESWDGFVSNLNNFLSPYNDSFQVQTNDNCPPDQYFIQEDSGEVRNNPKRSCQFNRTTLEDCSGLLDRFYGYSRGQPCILIKLNRVIGMLPGKDRQSPYVTCGAKKYKVGPDEWREDSDKIGPVVYFPPNGTFNLMYYPYYGKKAQVNYTQPLVAVKFLNASLNTDINIECKINSNTLEAGSERDKFAGRVSFKLRINEK; from the exons atgtcCGGATCAAAACAGGAGGAGGACCGAAAAGGATCAAACCAATGGCGGGAATTCTTCTGGAATCCCCGGACTCACGAGCTCCTGGGCCGAACCGCGACCAGCTGGG GGCTCATCCTGCTCTTCTACCTGTTCTTCTACCTCTTCCTGGCTGGAATGTTCGCTCTCACCATGTACATCATGCTGTTGACTCTGGACGACTACAAACCCACCTGGCAGGACCGTCTGGAGACCCCAg GCATGATGATTCGTCCAAAGGGCGATCAGCTGGAAATCTCCTTCTCCGTCTCCGACACTGAGAGCTGGGACGGCTTCGTGTCCAACCTCAACAACTTCCTGTCCC CGTACAATGACAGTTTCCAGGTTCAGACCAACGATAACTGTCCACCAGACCAATACTTTATACAGGAGGACAGTGGAGAG GTTCGGAACAACCCAAAGCGTTCTTGTCAGTTCAATCGGACCACGCTGGAGGACTGTTCTGGACTTCTGGACCGTTTCTATGGTTACAGCAGAGGACAGCCATGCATCCTCATCAAACTGAACCGG GTCATCGGCATGTTACCAGGAAAGGACCGACAGTCCCCATACGTGACCTGTGGAGCCAAG AAATACAAAGTGGGACCAGATGAGTGG AGGGAGGACTCTGATAAAATTGGACCTGTTGTTTATTTTCCTCCAAATGGAACCTTCAACCTGATGTATTATCCATACTATGGCAAGAAAGCACAG GTGAACTACACTCAGCCTCTGGTTGCTGTCaagttcctgaacgcctcattgAACACAGATATCAACATTGAGTGTAAAATCAACTCTAACACACTTGAAGCCGGCAGCGAGAGGGACAAGTTCGCAGGACGGGTTTCCTTCAAACTGCGGATCAAcgaaaaataa